The proteins below come from a single Sorghum bicolor cultivar BTx623 chromosome 4, Sorghum_bicolor_NCBIv3, whole genome shotgun sequence genomic window:
- the LOC8068288 gene encoding dnaJ homolog subfamily B member 1 produces MDYYNILKVNRNATLEDLKKSYRRLARTWHPDKNPTGGAEAEAKFKQITEAYEVLSDPEKRAIYDQYGEEGLKGMPPPGSQSRSSTTAGPSGPSNFRYNPSDPDDFFAEFMASNKTYSFDQDRTRFQPRSHWTSARNSRSEAPSGSRKESGASTSHEEKPPPVEKTLLCTLEELYNGTKRKMKITRNVAKPDGRVEVETEVLAVEVLPGWKKGTKITFPNKGDKPHGQLAQDLTFVLDSKPHDVYNLEGNNLLVKQEIPLVDALAGAEINLRTLDGRNLPVRVEEVVRPGYEVVLENEGWPIRKEPGKKGKLVIKFDVTFPMRLSSSQRTAIRRIMGS; encoded by the exons ATGGATTACTACAACATCCTCAAGGTGAATCGCAATGCGACCTTGGAGGACCTCAAGAAGTCGTATCGGCGGCTTGCAAGGACGTGGCATCCTGACAAGAATCCGACTGGAGGGGCAGAGGCCGAGGCAAAGTTCAAGCAGATAACCGAGGCCTATGAG gtactaagtgaTCCAGAGAAGCGTGCAATTTATGACCAATATGGTGAGGAAGGCTTAAAGGGGATGCCTCCACCTGGTTCCCAGAGCCGGTCCTCCACAACTGCTGGCCCAAGTGGTCCGAGTAATTTCCGGTACAATCCTAGTGACCCAGATGATTTCTTTGCTGAGTTCATGGCAAGCAACAAGACCTACTCCTTCGACCAAGACCGGACGCGATTCCAACCAAGATCACATTGGACTTCAGCAAGGAACAGTAGAAGCGAAGCTCCTTCTGGTTCACGGAAAGAGAGTGGTGCCAGTACAAGCCATGAAGAAAAGCCACCACCTGTGGAAAAAACATTACTTTGTACCCTTGAAGAGTTGTACAatggaacaaaaaggaaaatgaaGATCACTCGGAATGTTGCAAAACCAGATGG AAGAGTAGAAGTTGAAACTGAGGTCTTGGCAGTTGAAGTGTTACCTGGCTGGAAAAAGGGCACCAAGATTACATTCCCCAACAAAGGCGATAAACCGCATGGCCAGTTAGCACAAGACCTGACCTTTGTCCTCGATTCAAAGCCCCACGATGTGTATAATCTTGAAGGAAACAACCTTCTTGTAAAGCAGGAGATCCCTCTGGTAGATGCCCTCGCTGGGGCAGAGATAAACCTCAGAACCCTCGATGGGCGGAATCTGCCAGTGAGGGTGGAGGAAGTTGTGCGCCCTGGGTACGAAGTTGTGCTGGAGAACGAAGGGTGGCCAATCAGGAAGGAACCTGGGAAGAAAGGGAAGCTGGTTATCAAATTTGATGTGACCTTCCCGATGAGGTTATCGTCATCACAGCGGACAGCCATCAGGCGAATCATGGGCAGCTAA